TGTCTCATCGTTGGACGGTCCCTTGAGCGCTTCGCAAGGCAGGTGTTGGCCAACTTGGCAATTTCTCTAGTTCCCTGCCTAGAGTAACGGCCTTCGAGTCTTGTGTCTATAATCTTGCTGAACTGCTTACTTCCGACAGGATACTGCTTTACCCATTCCAGCAGTTTCTGCTCATTCTTGGGGCGGTTCTTTTCCATAGAACGTCGTCCGGTGAGGATCTCATAGAGTACTACTCCAAAACTCCAAACATCACTCTTGGTGGTGAGATGACCTGTCGCAACGTAGTCTGGAGCCGCATAACCATAGGTCCCCATAACCTGATTACGATAGAGCGAGTTATCATACGGAATTATTCTTGAATGCGTGAATGGAGCATGAGGAAACTCTGTTATCTTGCTCTGAAGTAAAATTAACACGTACCGCTGTAGACACATGAGTTTGGTCTGCTGATGGCCCTTCCCTCGCTAATCCAAAGTCTGAAAGTTTCGGTCTAAACTCCTCATCCAGCAGAACATTGGAAGCTTTGAAATCACGATATATGATCTAAAAATTTCCATGAAATATAATCATAAAAATGATGACATGTCTATTCTATTTTTCTAAGCAAAATCAAAACCTTGAAGGTTGGAGATAACACTTGTTTGAAAATCCTTCCCTTCAAAAATAGTACTAGGAAATAATATTCATGGCATCCATTTTCTCTCAACTATGTGCTTCAATTAGTTGATAACTGCACAACATTGTTCAATCCAGAAATTAATGCTTTAGCACAAACGTTTTAACTTGCAAAGGTAGTTGAAGCAAAAGGAATGAGTACTGTATCCATCCAAGTTATGATCAGATCGATTAGATTTATTAATATGATGAATTAACTGAATTACAAAAATTCCAGCATTTACCGATATGATGTGGTACTGCACGAATTTATGCATTTTTCACTCCCTGTTATTTGCAAATCAGGTATCGTTCAAGTTCCAAAATATGTTGTAGATAGTCATACATCATTGGCCTCACTCCTGTCCTACAATAATGCAGTATTCTCATTTCTCACACAGAAAGAATGTTGTGGAAAGTTGGCAAACTGTACCTGAACCTCCAACCCTTCATGGAGATACATCAAACCTTGAGCAGCACCAAATACTATTTCCAGCCTGACGCCCCATGGAAGAACAGGGTACGCTCGATTGAATAGATGATCATCCAGGGTTTTGTTCGTCATGAACTCGTAGACAAGCAGCCTCTGAGGACCTCTTTCGTTACGGGCAGCACAGTAACCAACGAGCTTGACGAGGTTCGGGTGCTCGACAACCCCTAGAAAATGAACTTCTGCCAGCCATTGCTTATGGCCCTGATCAAGTTTGGTAGTGAGACAAAAGGAAGTCAAATACAAATACTGAATGAATCCTTGGCTCCTAGTAGCAAATAGCCAGATAATACAATGATACTACAATGCAATAATACTGAAGGCATACAACCACATATATAGTTGGCAGAATTCACACTGCACAGATGTTTCATTATATTCTCATATTGCATATCATCAGAAGGATTGCAGCCACAGAGATCAATGAACTACTCCAACAACTGAAACAATTGTGGAAGCCAGCATGCGAAGAGCTGCTACTATAAATCGCAATTGgcaagtagtactagtaaactgtAGGGTTAAATCCGGGCTAGATCTTACACTGAATCAGCCTATGACGACGAAGAACATGAAACAAGAGAATAACACCGCCGAATGAAATTCCTAATTTCAACCATGGAAACAGAAATGGAGAACCTGGTGGCCGCTGGTGTTGAGCCTTTTGATGGCCACCACGGTGCCGCCGGCGGGGCCACCGGGCAGGCGGACGACCCCCTTGTAGACGCTCCCGAACCCGCCCTCGCCGATTTTGAGCAGCCGGCTGAAGTCGCTGGTAGCGGCGTGGAGCTCCTGGAGGCCGAACTCGCGCAGGCTGCTGGCGCCCCGCTCCTCGTACAGCTCCGGGATGCTCCGCGCCGACGAGGCCGACCCCGACGACTTGCTCCCGCCGGGCCGCACGGTCGCGCCCGAGTCCTGGGACTGGGACTGGCTCGTGGCCGTGGCCGCGGCCG
The sequence above is a segment of the Aegilops tauschii subsp. strangulata cultivar AL8/78 chromosome 6, Aet v6.0, whole genome shotgun sequence genome. Coding sequences within it:
- the LOC109769917 gene encoding probable serine/threonine-protein kinase PBL19, with product MGCLGRFRSKIRAGKGKRPHGRPVPGPGASFTSEATCSTASSSAAATATSQSQSQDSGATVRPGGSKSSGSASSARSIPELYEERGASSLREFGLQELHAATSDFSRLLKIGEGGFGSVYKGVVRLPGGPAGGTVVAIKRLNTSGHQGHKQWLAEVHFLGVVEHPNLVKLVGYCAARNERGPQRLLVYEFMTNKTLDDHLFNRAYPVLPWGVRLEIVFGAAQGLMYLHEGLEVQIIYRDFKASNVLLDEEFRPKLSDFGLAREGPSADQTHVSTAVMGTYGYAAPDYVATGHLTTKSDVWSFGVVLYEILTGRRSMEKNRPKNEQKLLEWVKQYPVGSKQFSKIIDTRLEGRYSRQGTREIAKLANTCLAKRSRDRPTMRQVADSLKQVMQLKQLDGESVASGGNSPPHDVLGKPTADDIAVASARRRMLHLAALGENGNSIARRRFMFMKAAAAPTPT